A section of the Alkalihalobacillus sp. LMS39 genome encodes:
- a CDS encoding VanW family protein, with translation MAQTKRNNTLKKVYVLFLIQAIVLVGISVSVAPLLGSAQASIPEGSTIGGIQVGGLSEDEAIEKLQAEIKEWSEGEALIIETSTGGFYEFQRDHFHFQPKTSIQIMKDETKTSWFQFSKQVEPVHIPLEVQMKNIDEVTIHWSSTIKKEETIQQILSQAIQLEENAVQAVYHEGMAEEQVTIATFSIEDIAQGTLSSAANVIANLDGYVIEGQSTFSFLKASDANADTIISSEAISIVASGVYALAIQSNLEINERHQMEEIPDFIQPGLEAEVKKREKDLVIHNSEEVSFTIHIEREDDKLHFSLLSYSPTFFYSFEMENETEIEPRTIYRYDSGLRPNEERLEKNGKAGLRVDVYRVMKNQSGGQVDKVRLAQNFYRPTPKIVAISPKVLEVTVPTSQELEQENETDSDSDDQTGRDDSEKEEDDDEFPLKGEEVITDYK, from the coding sequence GTGGCTCAAACAAAACGGAACAACACATTAAAAAAAGTATATGTATTATTTTTAATTCAAGCTATCGTCTTGGTTGGTATATCAGTAAGTGTTGCTCCGCTTTTAGGAAGTGCGCAAGCCTCTATTCCTGAAGGTTCGACGATTGGTGGTATTCAAGTTGGTGGATTAAGCGAAGATGAGGCTATTGAAAAGCTTCAAGCCGAAATAAAGGAGTGGAGTGAAGGAGAAGCCCTTATTATTGAAACGAGTACAGGTGGCTTTTATGAGTTTCAACGTGACCATTTTCACTTTCAGCCAAAGACATCGATTCAAATCATGAAAGACGAAACGAAAACTTCATGGTTTCAATTTTCAAAACAAGTTGAACCTGTTCATATTCCGTTAGAAGTACAAATGAAAAATATCGATGAAGTAACAATTCATTGGTCGTCTACGATAAAGAAAGAAGAAACGATTCAACAGATACTATCACAAGCGATACAGTTAGAGGAAAACGCGGTACAAGCGGTCTACCATGAAGGAATGGCAGAAGAACAAGTGACGATTGCGACATTCTCAATCGAAGACATTGCTCAAGGAACACTTTCATCCGCAGCAAATGTCATTGCCAACTTAGACGGATATGTAATCGAAGGACAGTCGACTTTTTCATTTCTTAAAGCTTCTGATGCAAATGCAGATACAATCATTTCAAGTGAAGCGATATCGATTGTTGCATCAGGTGTGTACGCCTTAGCTATCCAATCAAATTTAGAAATTAATGAACGACATCAAATGGAAGAAATTCCTGATTTCATTCAACCAGGACTTGAAGCGGAAGTAAAGAAACGAGAAAAAGACTTAGTGATCCATAACAGTGAAGAGGTATCGTTTACGATTCATATTGAGCGTGAAGATGATAAGCTACATTTTTCTTTACTCAGTTATAGTCCGACATTTTTCTACTCATTTGAAATGGAAAATGAAACAGAAATCGAACCAAGAACGATTTATCGCTATGATTCCGGCCTTCGTCCAAACGAAGAAAGACTTGAGAAAAATGGCAAAGCTGGATTGCGAGTGGATGTGTACCGTGTGATGAAAAACCAAAGTGGTGGGCAAGTCGATAAAGTGAGACTCGCGCAAAACTTTTACAGACCTACTCCAAAAATTGTCGCGATTTCTCCAAAAGTTCTTGAAGTGACAGTACCAACAAGTCAAGAGCTCGAGCAAGAAAATGAGACCGATTCAGATTCCGATGACCAAACAGGTCGTGATGATAGTGAAAAAGAAGAAGATGATGATGAATTTCCACTTAAAGGGGAGGAAGTCATTACGGATTATAAATAG
- a CDS encoding type II secretion system protein, with product MIKKLLTKQETGFTLLEVVAALTIVTIILIPLIGYFAQASFATKENQSRTVASYAARNALVYVEKLPFSDSNPESITHFLADKTTLSANDCSELSLFFSDITEGECENIFQPTLNNVPYYVNITFTEEESSLDPYLIPLKIEVYRHADLGGKAIATISGHIIHEDLRYK from the coding sequence ATGATAAAAAAACTTCTGACAAAACAAGAAACCGGGTTTACATTACTAGAAGTCGTAGCTGCGTTAACGATTGTTACGATTATTTTAATTCCTTTGATTGGGTATTTTGCCCAGGCCAGTTTTGCGACAAAGGAAAATCAAAGTCGGACCGTTGCTTCCTATGCAGCAAGAAATGCTCTTGTTTATGTTGAAAAATTACCATTTTCTGATTCGAATCCTGAATCAATAACTCATTTTCTTGCAGATAAGACAACGCTCAGCGCGAATGATTGCTCAGAATTAAGCTTGTTTTTTTCAGACATTACAGAAGGCGAATGTGAAAATATATTTCAGCCGACATTAAACAATGTTCCTTATTATGTAAACATTACCTTTACCGAAGAAGAGTCTAGTCTTGACCCTTACCTTATACCGCTTAAGATTGAAGTTTATCGACATGCAGATTTAGGAGGAAAAGCCATTGCGACGATTAGTGGACATATTATCCATGAAGACTTACGTTATAAATAA
- a CDS encoding prepilin-type N-terminal cleavage/methylation domain-containing protein translates to MRRLVDILSMKTYVINNERGLTLIELLAGLVVSTVILGLIYGVTLMGMNQFNLTSKELQYRSEADYLIKMVLNEMYEFSPDRVTDDDNTLILAKEKAISIADDGIIEEKEAELEEKSIRLEAGQLYVGDTPLLTGNVRLEEGSSLTVTCNEESCESGIIDIVFILSDPNAQYEITPLKVESSFGF, encoded by the coding sequence TTGCGACGATTAGTGGACATATTATCCATGAAGACTTACGTTATAAATAACGAACGTGGATTGACTCTTATAGAGCTATTAGCTGGACTAGTCGTTTCAACGGTCATCTTAGGGCTCATCTACGGTGTAACTTTGATGGGAATGAATCAATTTAATTTAACTAGTAAAGAGCTTCAATACCGAAGCGAGGCTGATTATTTAATTAAAATGGTCTTAAATGAAATGTACGAATTTTCTCCAGACCGTGTCACAGATGATGATAATACACTCATTCTCGCAAAGGAAAAAGCCATTTCCATCGCCGATGATGGCATCATTGAAGAAAAAGAAGCAGAGCTTGAAGAAAAGTCAATCCGACTAGAAGCTGGTCAGTTATATGTTGGTGATACCCCACTATTAACTGGAAATGTCCGGCTGGAAGAAGGGTCTAGCTTAACCGTGACATGTAATGAAGAAAGCTGTGAATCAGGAATCATTGATATTGTTTTTATCCTTTCCGACCCAAACGCTCAATATGAAATAACCCCATTAAAAGTGGAAAGCTCATTTGGGTTTTAG
- a CDS encoding helix-turn-helix domain-containing protein: MLVDYIWLALGIAIAGYLIGDGLKNFKNPNSKNILESLDESGDHELIKENEVHHFIGISKEDAKDLIREHPNIPHIIINNKVYYPKAKLREWLLKIGS, encoded by the coding sequence ATTTTGGTGGACTATATATGGTTAGCATTGGGAATTGCTATTGCAGGATATTTAATTGGGGATGGATTAAAAAATTTCAAAAATCCAAATTCAAAAAATATTTTAGAGTCGTTAGATGAAAGTGGTGACCACGAATTAATTAAAGAAAATGAAGTTCATCATTTCATAGGAATTTCTAAGGAAGATGCAAAAGATTTGATTCGTGAACACCCAAATATTCCACATATTATTATAAACAATAAGGTATATTATCCAAAAGCTAAATTGCGTGAATGGTTATTGAAGATAGGAAGTTGA
- a CDS encoding inner-membrane translocator yields the protein MEDLIVALFSLILISLNIVFIVLFLKGKLNLMVSGIIMMVLAPIIGFASGAAFLHFSAGGTGEGAGFAGAFLGFITLANGILILVIGIIRWFLHFVKKEN from the coding sequence ATGGAAGATTTAATAGTGGCATTATTTAGCTTAATTTTAATATCGCTTAATATTGTTTTCATCGTGTTGTTTTTAAAGGGAAAATTAAATCTTATGGTATCAGGCATTATTATGATGGTACTGGCTCCAATTATTGGTTTTGCAAGTGGCGCTGCATTTCTTCATTTCAGTGCTGGAGGAACAGGAGAAGGCGCAGGCTTTGCTGGAGCATTTTTAGGATTTATAACATTGGCTAATGGGATTCTCATTCTAGTGATTGGAATTATAAGGTGGTTTCTGCATTTCGTGAAAAAAGAAAATTGA
- a CDS encoding class I SAM-dependent methyltransferase — translation MINYGKNLFEGTAMYYSQYRPMYPASLIRYLIGKFSLDGSGHMLDLGCGTGQFAFRFTDWFERIVGIDTEPEMIQEATRISKEIRVENVEFFNGNLDTYKDVSNKNFRFVTIAKAFHWMDREEILEILYEMVSDRGGIAIIDNYSPHKEILPWQMKVKEVVKQWYGNERRAGNTTYSHPTISHQEIVANSKFSLEDYQLPTYEQLWTVESIIGNIYSTSYGAKRLLGDNVEAFEKHLKEELLSIEKTGVFKEQLNIKVIFALKTN, via the coding sequence ATGATAAATTACGGTAAAAACTTGTTTGAGGGAACAGCTATGTACTATTCCCAATATAGACCTATGTATCCAGCTTCTTTAATAAGGTATTTAATTGGCAAGTTTTCTTTGGACGGTTCAGGTCATATGCTCGATTTAGGCTGTGGTACGGGGCAATTTGCATTCAGGTTCACTGACTGGTTTGAACGGATAGTTGGGATTGATACTGAGCCTGAAATGATACAGGAAGCAACACGCATTAGCAAAGAAATTAGAGTTGAAAATGTAGAATTCTTTAATGGAAATCTTGATACTTATAAGGATGTTTCCAATAAAAACTTTAGATTTGTAACCATTGCAAAGGCATTTCACTGGATGGACAGGGAGGAGATACTGGAAATATTATACGAAATGGTTTCCGATAGAGGCGGAATTGCTATAATTGACAATTATTCTCCCCATAAAGAGATTTTGCCCTGGCAAATGAAAGTTAAGGAAGTAGTAAAACAGTGGTATGGAAATGAAAGAAGAGCAGGAAATACTACATATTCACACCCAACTATTAGCCATCAGGAAATTGTAGCAAATTCAAAGTTTAGTTTAGAAGATTATCAACTACCTACTTACGAGCAATTATGGACAGTAGAATCAATAATTGGCAATATATATTCGACTTCCTATGGTGCTAAGCGATTACTTGGAGATAATGTTGAGGCTTTTGAAAAACATTTAAAAGAAGAATTATTATCTATCGAAAAAACGGGTGTATTTAAAGAACAATTAAACATAAAGGTTATATTTGCTTTAAAAACTAACTAA
- a CDS encoding type II toxin-antitoxin system PemK/MazF family toxin, giving the protein MIHKQGDIVLIPVPFSDLSNRKQRPVLIISNDDYNQMTDDILVVAITSQLKNLDYSVVIKQKDLEEGALKVTSAVRADKVYTLSKGIIRKRFGKVNTEVLNNVRTKI; this is encoded by the coding sequence ATGATTCATAAACAAGGTGACATTGTTTTAATTCCAGTACCGTTTAGTGACTTGTCAAATAGAAAACAACGCCCTGTTCTCATTATTTCAAATGATGATTATAATCAGATGACTGATGATATTCTTGTTGTTGCTATTACATCACAATTAAAAAACCTTGATTATTCCGTCGTGATAAAACAAAAAGATTTAGAAGAGGGTGCTCTTAAAGTTACATCGGCAGTGAGAGCAGACAAAGTTTATACACTTTCAAAAGGAATTATCAGAAAAAGATTTGGCAAAGTGAACACAGAAGTATTAAACAATGTTCGAACTAAAATATAA
- a CDS encoding DUF2281 domain-containing protein, which yields MNNAKERLLKIIDEIPEKEVDKILDFAEYLKTKKEKSLSEDLTKASESSIDFWDNDIDDEVWNDS from the coding sequence ATGAATAATGCTAAGGAACGATTACTAAAAATTATTGATGAAATTCCAGAGAAAGAAGTCGATAAAATATTAGACTTTGCTGAATATTTAAAGACAAAAAAAGAGAAAAGTTTATCAGAAGATTTAACAAAAGCGAGCGAAAGTAGCATTGATTTTTGGGATAATGATATAGATGATGAGGTTTGGAATGATTCATAA